A window of the Synechococcus sp. LTW-R genome harbors these coding sequences:
- a CDS encoding aspartate carbamoyltransferase, with the protein MRFKPMGPDVYGAASPKDLLLAIEEDGDALHDLVDQHVISIQPFRAHTLLQLFRLAAKYESNPERYTSHNTPLKGKILINAFYEPSTRTRLSFDSAWHRLGGDSINITDRSTTGLAKGESYEDVAHMFNNYGDCIVLRDGDSNAVYSMADTLRVPIINAGNGIDEHPTQAMADLYTILKWRPSLVASKVSPGERVRIGVVGIPSRMRTVRSLLRILAKFPQIVEELVLIHDPAKNAAEELFDPGQLEELQQAGLNVRCTGDLQGEIPGLDVIYINAIAWVGDSYEVHGNSFRLTRDLPYKPNAIVLHPLARGPELSTCLDDTPHNWYFSQARGAVFLRMALLTCMVDRTNRVMDVI; encoded by the coding sequence ATGCGTTTCAAGCCGATGGGGCCAGATGTTTACGGGGCGGCTTCTCCTAAAGACCTTCTTTTGGCCATTGAAGAAGATGGTGATGCACTTCACGACTTAGTCGACCAGCATGTAATATCTATCCAGCCATTCAGGGCTCATACACTGCTTCAATTGTTTCGTCTTGCCGCGAAATATGAGAGTAATCCAGAGCGATATACCTCGCACAACACACCTCTAAAAGGTAAGATCCTCATAAATGCTTTTTACGAGCCTAGTACGCGTACCAGGCTATCGTTTGATAGTGCTTGGCACCGCCTGGGTGGCGACTCTATAAATATAACGGACCGAAGTACAACTGGCTTGGCCAAGGGCGAGTCCTATGAAGATGTTGCGCATATGTTCAATAACTACGGTGATTGCATTGTGCTTCGGGATGGTGACTCGAACGCGGTCTATTCGATGGCGGACACTCTTCGTGTGCCCATTATTAACGCAGGTAATGGGATTGATGAGCATCCCACTCAGGCAATGGCCGACCTTTACACGATTCTAAAGTGGAGACCCTCTTTAGTTGCCTCTAAGGTCTCTCCAGGAGAGCGGGTGAGAATCGGAGTTGTTGGAATCCCAAGTCGTATGCGTACCGTTCGCTCGCTTCTGCGGATCCTTGCCAAATTCCCTCAAATTGTTGAGGAGCTTGTCCTCATACATGACCCTGCCAAGAACGCTGCCGAGGAATTGTTCGACCCCGGGCAATTGGAGGAGTTGCAGCAGGCTGGACTCAATGTGCGTTGCACCGGAGATCTGCAGGGTGAAATCCCTGGGCTTGATGTTATCTATATCAATGCAATCGCTTGGGTGGGTGATAGCTATGAGGTCCATGGTAATTCCTTTCGGCTGACCAGAGATCTCCCGTACAAGCCAAATGCAATCGTTCTGCACCCTCTTGCTCGAGGCCCGGAGCTGAGTACCTGCCTTGATGACACCCCCCACAACTGGTATTTCAGTCAGGCCCGGGGTGCGGTCTTCCTGCGGATGGCGCTGCTCACCTGCATGGTGGATCGCACCAACCGAGTGATGGATGTGATCTGA
- the asnB gene encoding asparagine synthase (glutamine-hydrolyzing) has translation MCGIGGVFTTMADQAVDPQLLVNMAAIQEHRGPDGFGYRTVDGCGVGFCHARLSIIDLNETRARQPFLSGEPDSGARVLMAHNGEFYDFQRIRADLTARGVRFSSKSDSEILLRLYHQQGLQATLPQLRGEFAFALYDEAIDTLHLVRDRFGIKPQYWTITPQGLVFGSELKVLFAHPAVERRFTSEGLFHQLMQTMVPGTTAFDGIHQVPPGHGISVRRRNGSLQVETWKYWDMNFPRQGERDGSKGEADHIEAIRAALLEAVELRMVADVPVGCYLSGGIDSCSILGLAAAVSQSPVKAFTIGFDDARYDESPIAKEMADATAAEQDVMRLSGKELYGWMERTLWHTERTIYNTLAVAKFLMSRHVNQVNYKVVMTGEGSDELFGGYPAFRRDMFLHGLQDLPEQERQAWEDLLQQSNALVQGAMLAADQVDDPDLDAVVGFTPSCLQPWLACAPLVPALLADAHREALSDYSPGKAIAMTLDAEQLEGRHALDKAQYVWIKTMLEGQILTWGGDRVDMANSMEARPAFLDHHLAAAAVQVPPELRIKGKTEKYVLREAMAGLLPEVLYKREKFAFMAPPAHTEPEKWEQMKQLANDYLSDEAIEAAGLLSVAGVRALFARHDDPATTDADRVQMDAMINHLLGVQMLHRMFIAADVPAQARAKADALGWHPAREVAAVC, from the coding sequence ATGTGTGGAATTGGCGGTGTGTTCACCACCATGGCGGATCAAGCCGTTGATCCCCAGCTTCTGGTCAACATGGCCGCGATTCAGGAGCATCGCGGTCCCGATGGTTTTGGCTATCGCACCGTCGATGGCTGTGGAGTGGGCTTCTGCCATGCCCGCCTCTCGATCATTGACCTGAATGAGACCAGGGCACGCCAACCGTTCTTGAGCGGAGAGCCGGACTCGGGTGCGAGGGTCCTGATGGCCCACAACGGTGAGTTCTATGACTTCCAGAGGATTCGCGCCGACCTGACGGCCCGCGGTGTTCGCTTCAGCAGCAAGAGCGATTCCGAGATCCTCTTGCGCCTCTACCACCAGCAGGGATTGCAGGCGACCCTGCCGCAATTGCGCGGTGAATTCGCCTTCGCGCTCTATGACGAGGCCATCGATACGTTGCATCTCGTCCGGGATCGCTTCGGGATCAAACCCCAGTACTGGACGATCACGCCCCAGGGTTTGGTCTTCGGCTCAGAGCTGAAGGTGTTGTTTGCCCATCCGGCGGTGGAGCGCCGCTTCACCTCGGAAGGGCTCTTCCATCAGTTGATGCAAACCATGGTCCCCGGGACCACGGCCTTTGATGGGATCCATCAGGTGCCGCCCGGCCACGGCATCAGCGTGCGCCGCCGCAACGGGAGCCTCCAGGTTGAGACCTGGAAGTACTGGGACATGAACTTCCCCCGCCAGGGCGAGCGGGACGGCAGCAAGGGCGAGGCCGACCACATCGAGGCGATTCGTGCGGCTCTGCTCGAAGCGGTGGAGCTGCGGATGGTCGCCGATGTGCCCGTGGGTTGTTACCTCTCGGGAGGCATCGACAGTTGCTCCATCCTTGGGCTGGCCGCCGCCGTCAGCCAGAGCCCGGTCAAGGCATTCACCATTGGTTTCGACGACGCCCGCTACGACGAGTCGCCGATCGCCAAGGAGATGGCGGACGCCACGGCGGCCGAGCAGGACGTGATGCGTCTCTCGGGCAAGGAGCTCTACGGCTGGATGGAGCGCACCCTCTGGCACACCGAGCGCACGATTTACAACACCCTGGCGGTGGCGAAATTCCTGATGAGCCGCCACGTCAACCAGGTCAACTACAAGGTGGTGATGACTGGGGAGGGCTCCGATGAGCTCTTCGGTGGCTATCCGGCCTTCCGCCGCGACATGTTCCTGCACGGTCTCCAGGACCTGCCTGAGCAGGAGCGCCAAGCCTGGGAAGACCTGTTGCAGCAGTCCAATGCCCTGGTGCAGGGGGCGATGTTGGCGGCGGATCAAGTGGATGATCCGGACCTCGATGCGGTCGTGGGTTTCACCCCCAGTTGTCTCCAGCCCTGGTTGGCCTGTGCGCCGCTCGTCCCGGCCCTGCTCGCGGATGCCCATCGCGAGGCCCTCTCGGACTATTCCCCGGGCAAGGCCATTGCCATGACCCTGGATGCGGAACAACTCGAAGGACGCCACGCCCTCGATAAGGCTCAGTACGTCTGGATCAAGACGATGCTGGAGGGCCAAATCCTGACCTGGGGCGGTGACCGGGTGGACATGGCGAACTCCATGGAGGCGCGTCCGGCCTTCTTGGATCACCATCTGGCCGCGGCGGCGGTCCAGGTGCCGCCGGAGTTGCGGATTAAGGGCAAGACAGAGAAGTACGTCCTGCGGGAGGCCATGGCCGGCCTGCTGCCTGAGGTGCTCTACAAGCGCGAGAAATTTGCCTTCATGGCTCCGCCGGCCCACACCGAGCCCGAAAAGTGGGAGCAGATGAAGCAGCTGGCGAACGACTACCTCAGCGATGAGGCGATCGAGGCCGCGGGACTGCTCAGCGTCGCTGGTGTTCGGGCCCTCTTCGCCCGCCATGACGACCCGGCGACCACCGATGCCGATCGGGTGCAGATGGACGCCATGATCAACCATCTCCTCGGCGTGCAGATGCTGCACCGGATGTTCATTGCCGCGGACGTCCCGGCCCAGGCCAGGGCCAAGGCCGATGCCCTGGGTTGGCATCCCGCTCGGGAGGTTGCTGCCGTTTGCTGA
- a CDS encoding Zn-dependent hydrolase — protein MVLSAPGVGTHTTTPQRRPTPNSVRLLASLEAMAEVGLQPDGSICRRGFTAEDRQGRERLSEWMIDAGLSLCIDAAGNLIGRLEGSDPSLPALVTGSHLDTVPTGGRYDGTLGVLAGLEVVRALQDAALQLRHPFELIVFADEESTMVGCKGMAGTASADPSDYTTSNGEPIQRNLARLGGDWDRLASAARRDDAIAAFIELHVEQGAVLEGRGDSIGVVQGVVGQRRFTIRVGGQANHAGTTPMDQRQDALVAAAQVVLAVQALALAHPGDPVATVGKFEVWPNAANVVPGEVQCSVDLRDLDPEVLSALTDELQRRLAAIAESSGCRVTMEPQFSVDPTPAAPALMDAIEVAATELGLSHSALPSRASHDAQELGRRWPMGMVFVPSHRGLSHSSAEYTSLEQCVAGTAVLLEAFLRLDAQLQG, from the coding sequence TTGGTTCTCTCTGCCCCGGGCGTTGGTACCCACACCACCACTCCACAGCGTCGGCCGACTCCCAATTCAGTGCGCCTGCTGGCGTCCTTGGAGGCCATGGCCGAGGTGGGACTGCAGCCCGATGGTTCGATCTGTCGCCGGGGCTTCACGGCTGAAGACCGTCAGGGCCGCGAACGGCTGAGTGAATGGATGATCGATGCCGGCCTAAGCCTGTGCATCGATGCCGCTGGCAATTTGATTGGCCGGCTGGAGGGCTCGGACCCCAGCCTTCCAGCCCTCGTGACCGGCTCGCACCTCGACACGGTCCCAACCGGGGGGCGCTACGACGGCACCCTCGGTGTCTTGGCAGGCCTGGAAGTGGTTCGCGCCCTTCAGGACGCCGCGCTCCAGCTCCGCCACCCCTTCGAGCTAATCGTCTTCGCCGACGAGGAGTCCACCATGGTGGGCTGCAAGGGCATGGCCGGCACCGCGAGCGCTGACCCCAGCGATTACACCACCAGCAACGGTGAGCCGATCCAGCGGAATCTGGCCCGTCTTGGGGGGGATTGGGACCGGCTGGCCAGTGCCGCCCGCCGCGATGACGCGATCGCCGCCTTCATCGAACTGCATGTCGAGCAGGGGGCCGTGCTCGAGGGGCGCGGAGACAGCATTGGTGTTGTTCAGGGCGTTGTCGGCCAACGCCGCTTCACGATCCGCGTGGGCGGTCAGGCGAACCACGCCGGCACCACGCCGATGGATCAGCGTCAGGATGCCCTGGTCGCGGCAGCGCAGGTGGTCTTGGCCGTCCAGGCCCTCGCCCTGGCGCATCCCGGTGATCCCGTGGCCACGGTCGGCAAGTTTGAGGTCTGGCCGAATGCCGCCAACGTCGTTCCTGGTGAGGTCCAGTGCAGCGTCGACCTGCGCGATCTCGACCCCGAGGTGTTGTCCGCGTTGACCGACGAGCTGCAGCGGCGCCTGGCCGCCATCGCCGAGTCGAGCGGCTGCCGCGTGACGATGGAGCCGCAGTTTTCGGTCGACCCCACCCCCGCCGCTCCGGCGCTGATGGACGCGATCGAGGTCGCGGCGACCGAGCTGGGCTTGTCCCACAGTGCCTTGCCGAGCCGGGCCAGCCACGACGCCCAGGAATTGGGTCGTCGCTGGCCGATGGGGATGGTCTTTGTCCCCAGCCACCGCGGCTTGAGCCATTCCTCCGCGGAGTACACCAGCCTCGAGCAGTGCGTGGCCGGTACGGCGGTGCTGCTCGAGGCGTTCCTGCGGCTGGACGCGCAGCTTCAGGGATGA
- a CDS encoding DUF1028 domain-containing protein produces MTFSILARDPSNGRFGVAVATCHLAVGSTVPHIRSGVGAVATQAHTNPYLGICGLERMEQNRDAESVLASLLRDDPQIEHRQLHLIDGCGRTAGWTGEACGPYAGHRCHPDLAVAGNFLAGEAVLLAMEEAFLLSDPSWKLGRRLLTALQAGEEAGGDRRSPHATSAALQVSGEAAFPLLDLRVDFEDCAVDALNALYGRSQQRWVQQWRDSFAELPNPASRAMNRTVTPLVGDDPSVA; encoded by the coding sequence ATGACCTTCTCGATCCTGGCGCGTGACCCCTCCAACGGTCGCTTTGGAGTGGCCGTGGCCACCTGTCATCTTGCGGTGGGATCGACCGTGCCCCACATCCGCTCCGGCGTCGGTGCCGTGGCGACCCAGGCCCATACGAACCCCTACCTCGGCATCTGTGGTCTGGAGAGGATGGAGCAGAACCGCGATGCCGAGTCGGTCCTGGCGAGCCTGCTGCGGGATGACCCCCAAATCGAGCACCGCCAATTGCACTTGATTGACGGCTGCGGCCGCACGGCGGGTTGGACCGGTGAGGCCTGCGGCCCCTACGCCGGCCACCGCTGTCATCCGGATCTGGCCGTGGCGGGCAACTTCCTCGCGGGTGAGGCGGTGCTGCTGGCGATGGAGGAGGCCTTCCTCTTGAGCGACCCCTCCTGGAAATTGGGGCGAAGGCTGCTCACGGCCCTGCAGGCCGGTGAGGAGGCCGGCGGCGATCGACGCTCCCCCCATGCCACGTCGGCGGCCCTCCAGGTCAGCGGTGAGGCGGCTTTTCCGCTGTTGGATCTGCGGGTGGACTTTGAGGACTGCGCAGTCGACGCCTTGAACGCGCTCTATGGGCGCAGTCAGCAACGTTGGGTTCAGCAATGGAGGGACTCCTTTGCTGAACTCCCCAATCCCGCGAGTCGCGCGATGAACCGGACCGTCACCCCATTGGTTGGGGACGATCCGTCGGTGGCTTAG
- a CDS encoding HAD-IIB family hydrolase: MTHSNSWWIVTDLDGTLLDHCYSWEPARTTLRWLQEQQIPVIPCTSKTAEEVRGFRDAAGLRDPFIVENGGAIHGEDARGEEWEEALGIHHRHLRPQLDALEALLGERLMPLEELSESEGQRLLGLGGEALAQAQRRCWSVPFVPPSAEGRKRLPALAASLGLGVVQGNRMGHLLGPDVSKGGALSRLKQRLGGPLPRVLGLGDSPNDIPLLEAADVAVVVPGPSGPHPAFRRALEQKRYLLAPAAHGEGWARVIRDLIG, from the coding sequence ATGACTCATTCCAACTCCTGGTGGATCGTCACCGACCTGGATGGGACGTTGCTGGACCACTGCTACAGCTGGGAGCCGGCCCGCACGACCCTGCGCTGGCTGCAGGAGCAACAGATTCCCGTGATCCCCTGCACGAGCAAAACCGCGGAGGAGGTCCGGGGCTTTCGAGATGCCGCTGGCCTTCGCGATCCCTTCATCGTCGAAAACGGTGGAGCCATCCATGGCGAAGACGCCCGCGGAGAGGAGTGGGAAGAGGCCCTCGGCATCCACCACCGCCACTTGCGGCCCCAGCTGGATGCCTTGGAGGCGCTGCTGGGTGAACGGCTCATGCCCCTCGAGGAGCTCAGCGAAAGCGAGGGGCAACGCCTCTTGGGCCTCGGGGGTGAAGCCCTAGCCCAAGCCCAGCGGCGCTGCTGGAGTGTGCCGTTTGTGCCCCCATCCGCGGAAGGGAGGAAACGGCTACCCGCCCTGGCCGCCTCCCTGGGTCTGGGTGTGGTGCAAGGCAACCGCATGGGTCATCTGCTGGGGCCCGACGTGAGCAAAGGGGGCGCGTTGTCGCGGCTGAAGCAACGGCTCGGCGGCCCGCTGCCGCGGGTGCTCGGGCTGGGGGACTCCCCCAACGACATCCCATTGCTGGAGGCGGCCGATGTGGCCGTTGTTGTTCCGGGGCCGAGTGGCCCGCACCCCGCCTTCCGCCGCGCCCTGGAGCAGAAGCGCTACCTCTTAGCCCCCGCCGCCCATGGCGAAGGATGGGCCCGGGTGATTCGCGACCTGATCGGCTAA
- a CDS encoding alpha-amylase family glycosyl hydrolase — translation MHTQPDVPWCNTTCVLICYADSVIDADRTSIPLLQELLDGPLRGLSSIVHVLPFWRSSSDGGFAISSHEELEPRFGDWDDLEALSRGRLLMADLVLNHVSASHPWVHQCLEDAEPGRSCILQARPDPCWSQVVRPRSSPLISPLGGRKQVWTTFGPDQVDLNWREPEVLRHFARLMQRLFHHGVGWLRLDAVGYVWKEPFTSCIHQPQAHAIVEVLRLLQEDQAPGGAVVTETNVPEEENLSYLRSGREAHLAYNFPLPPLLLEACQSERCDLLNRWLAGWPDLPKRTNLLNFSASHDGVGLRPLEGLMDQPRLHHLLAGCEQRGGLISHRRLSDGSEAPYEINISWWSAMADSGRDPGRWQQERFLLSQRFKLALPGVPAFYLPALLAAPNDTSRFHASGHRRDLNRPQFNARALELQLQDPGQAASSNIAQLQFAMEQRAKLPALNPDSPMRVLSGERSDLVILERGLGAARLWAIHNFSATRQSLVLASLWGASSPPEWIDHLNPAGAVKAERQLELEPFGVYWISSR, via the coding sequence ATGCACACCCAGCCGGACGTGCCCTGGTGCAATACGACCTGCGTGCTGATCTGCTACGCCGATTCGGTCATCGATGCGGATCGCACCAGCATTCCCCTGCTCCAAGAACTGCTGGATGGCCCGCTCCGAGGCCTCTCCTCCATCGTCCACGTTCTGCCCTTTTGGCGATCCAGCAGCGACGGGGGCTTTGCCATCTCCAGCCACGAGGAGCTCGAGCCACGCTTTGGTGATTGGGACGACCTCGAGGCCTTGAGCCGCGGACGTCTCTTGATGGCTGACCTTGTGCTGAACCACGTCTCGGCCTCGCACCCCTGGGTGCACCAATGCCTGGAAGACGCGGAACCCGGACGCTCCTGCATCCTGCAGGCCAGACCCGATCCCTGCTGGTCGCAGGTCGTACGCCCCCGCAGCTCGCCCTTGATCAGCCCCCTGGGCGGCCGCAAGCAGGTTTGGACCACCTTCGGCCCCGACCAGGTAGACCTGAACTGGCGGGAGCCCGAGGTGCTGCGTCATTTCGCCCGGCTGATGCAACGCCTCTTCCACCACGGCGTCGGCTGGTTGCGGCTGGACGCCGTTGGATACGTCTGGAAGGAACCCTTCACGAGCTGCATTCACCAGCCCCAAGCCCACGCCATCGTCGAAGTGCTGCGCCTGCTGCAGGAGGACCAAGCCCCGGGGGGGGCTGTCGTGACGGAGACGAACGTCCCGGAGGAGGAGAACCTCTCCTACCTGCGATCCGGTCGGGAAGCACACCTGGCCTACAACTTCCCCCTGCCCCCGCTGCTGCTCGAGGCCTGCCAGAGCGAGCGCTGCGACCTCCTCAACCGCTGGCTGGCCGGTTGGCCGGATCTCCCCAAGAGGACCAACCTGCTGAACTTCAGTGCCAGCCATGACGGTGTCGGCCTGCGGCCACTGGAGGGACTGATGGATCAACCGCGCCTGCACCACCTCCTGGCGGGATGTGAGCAACGGGGCGGCTTGATCAGCCACCGACGCCTCAGTGATGGGAGCGAGGCCCCCTACGAAATCAACATCAGCTGGTGGAGCGCTATGGCCGATTCCGGTCGAGATCCAGGGCGATGGCAGCAGGAGCGTTTCCTGCTCAGCCAGCGCTTCAAGCTGGCGCTGCCGGGGGTGCCTGCCTTTTATCTGCCGGCCCTGCTGGCCGCCCCCAACGACACGAGCCGCTTCCACGCCAGCGGCCATCGCCGGGACTTGAACCGACCACAGTTCAACGCCAGAGCCCTAGAGCTCCAGCTCCAAGACCCTGGTCAAGCCGCCAGCAGCAACATCGCCCAGCTGCAGTTCGCCATGGAACAACGGGCCAAGCTCCCGGCCCTTAACCCGGACTCGCCGATGCGGGTGCTCAGTGGTGAACGCTCCGATTTGGTGATTCTCGAGCGTGGCCTAGGAGCAGCCCGTCTGTGGGCTATCCACAACTTCAGCGCCACGCGTCAATCGCTCGTGTTGGCATCGCTCTGGGGTGCGTCCTCTCCACCGGAATGGATCGATCACCTCAATCCAGCTGGAGCGGTGAAGGCCGAGCGCCAACTGGAGCTGGAACCCTTTGGCGTCTATTGGATCAGCAGCCGATGA
- a CDS encoding glycosyl transferase codes for MDFQQGLITTVHDYGFSGAAPESFHQQLRDRPTALLLPCLMEEFRRPALRLIREVLSGLDGLQSLVIALAADSVDEVLEAEAFWAEMPFPVHVHWTNGPAVIELLQSVKSLGLDVLAPPGKGWAVWQGLGVACREAEVVGLFDADIRTFSPAYPQRMLQPLLDRSTGVAYVKAFYSRLSLETHALQGRATRLFVAPLLSSLEQIVGPLPYLRYLQSFRYPLAGEFAFTTDLAMNLRIPCDWGLEIGLLSEVYRHVAISRIAQVDLGVFDHKHKALGTAPDQGLKRMASEILRTVLRGLMEHEGCNLLSEQLPTLEALYRRVGQDRVRQFGLDSAVNGLPHDGHGEELAVQDFAQLLRPAIKDLMDTPSVQQLPSWSRVLSCSQDLQHALAAAGQSRSVGRNADYVTTPSDTAQLDEPFVAA; via the coding sequence ATGGACTTCCAGCAAGGACTGATCACCACGGTCCATGACTACGGCTTCTCGGGGGCCGCCCCGGAGTCGTTCCATCAGCAGTTGCGTGATCGGCCAACGGCCCTGCTGCTCCCCTGCTTGATGGAGGAGTTCCGCCGTCCGGCATTGCGCCTGATTCGTGAGGTGCTCTCCGGGTTGGACGGACTGCAGTCGCTGGTGATCGCCCTGGCGGCGGATTCCGTGGACGAGGTCTTGGAGGCCGAAGCGTTCTGGGCAGAGATGCCTTTTCCCGTGCACGTGCACTGGACCAATGGCCCGGCGGTGATCGAGCTCCTGCAGTCGGTGAAGTCCCTGGGGCTCGACGTGCTGGCCCCCCCTGGCAAGGGCTGGGCCGTTTGGCAGGGCCTGGGGGTGGCCTGCCGAGAGGCTGAGGTCGTTGGTCTTTTTGATGCCGACATCCGGACGTTCTCGCCGGCCTACCCCCAGCGGATGCTCCAGCCCCTGTTGGATCGCTCGACGGGTGTGGCTTACGTCAAAGCCTTCTACAGCCGGCTGTCTCTCGAAACCCATGCCCTTCAGGGCCGGGCGACCCGTTTGTTTGTGGCGCCCCTGCTGAGCAGCCTGGAGCAGATCGTTGGTCCGCTTCCCTATCTGCGCTATCTCCAGTCGTTCCGCTACCCCCTCGCGGGGGAGTTCGCCTTCACGACGGATCTGGCGATGAACTTGCGCATTCCCTGCGATTGGGGTTTGGAGATCGGCCTGCTGTCGGAGGTCTATCGCCATGTCGCCATCAGCCGCATTGCCCAGGTGGATCTGGGGGTGTTTGACCACAAGCACAAGGCCCTCGGCACCGCCCCCGACCAGGGGCTCAAGCGGATGGCCAGCGAAATCCTGCGGACGGTCCTGCGCGGCTTGATGGAGCACGAAGGCTGCAACTTGCTTAGCGAGCAACTCCCCACCCTGGAAGCGCTTTACCGCCGGGTGGGGCAAGACCGGGTCAGACAGTTCGGACTGGACTCCGCCGTTAATGGACTCCCCCATGACGGCCATGGCGAGGAACTGGCTGTTCAGGACTTTGCGCAGCTGCTGCGTCCGGCAATCAAGGATCTGATGGATACGCCATCGGTTCAGCAGTTGCCCAGCTGGTCTCGGGTGCTCAGCTGTAGCCAGGATCTCCAGCACGCCCTGGCCGCGGCGGGGCAGTCCCGATCAGTAGGACGTAACGCTGACTACGTCACGACCCCATCGGATACGGCTCAATTGGATGAGCCATTTGTCGCTGCATGA
- a CDS encoding L,D-transpeptidase: MGRCRFIGGCALLASLVLPAAAQELALGTSPRLTFERTNRRLPRTGDPIWDLKVEIPGQPVRHFDAVSGRAEFQGANRHQMGSQSPLPPGSYAIGAVEPLDQQYPKELGPVWIGLEPLFTTGRRVLGIHLDPSAGRNWNSGTGGCIGLIHRADMLSLAELVRRSSAETLVVSN, translated from the coding sequence ATGGGTCGCTGTCGGTTCATCGGCGGTTGTGCGCTATTGGCATCCCTGGTTCTCCCCGCCGCCGCCCAGGAGCTGGCCTTGGGCACCAGCCCCCGCTTGACCTTTGAACGCACCAATCGCCGCCTGCCGCGCACCGGCGATCCGATCTGGGACCTGAAGGTGGAGATCCCCGGCCAACCCGTACGCCATTTCGATGCCGTCAGCGGACGGGCGGAATTCCAAGGGGCCAACCGCCACCAAATGGGCAGCCAGTCCCCTTTACCGCCTGGCAGCTACGCGATTGGCGCGGTGGAGCCCCTGGACCAGCAGTACCCCAAGGAGCTGGGGCCGGTCTGGATTGGCCTTGAACCCCTCTTCACGACCGGGCGGCGGGTCTTGGGCATCCACCTCGACCCCAGCGCCGGCCGCAACTGGAACAGCGGAACCGGCGGCTGCATTGGTCTGATCCATCGCGCCGACATGCTGAGCCTGGCGGAGCTCGTGCGCCGCAGCTCCGCCGAGACCTTGGTGGTCAGCAACTAG
- a CDS encoding polyphosphate kinase 2 family protein yields MDLSQVLKQCQHLAQPYRIHDGDGFKLEQIDPGDTQDLPADKKAAREALEQGVELLSELQQRLYAENKWAVLLVFQAMDAAGKDGTIKHVMSGVNPQGCQVSSFKAPSALDLDHDYLWRANQCLPERGRIGIFNRSYYEETLVVRVHPELLAKQSLPPELAGPKLWKQRFEDIRHYERYLSRNGVVVLKFFLHLSKQEQKRRFLQRLERPEKNWKFSAADIRERGFWDDYMRAYEEMIQETATAHAPWYVVPADHKWFTRLVVAAAVIERLNGLDLRYPEVSAEARQALAKAHAQLLAE; encoded by the coding sequence ATGGACTTGAGCCAGGTTTTAAAGCAGTGCCAACACCTCGCTCAGCCCTATCGGATCCACGACGGTGATGGATTCAAGTTGGAGCAGATCGACCCTGGGGATACTCAGGATCTCCCCGCCGACAAGAAAGCGGCTCGGGAGGCCCTCGAGCAGGGGGTTGAGCTGCTCTCAGAACTCCAGCAGCGGCTCTATGCCGAGAACAAGTGGGCCGTCCTGCTGGTCTTTCAGGCGATGGATGCCGCGGGGAAAGACGGCACGATCAAGCACGTCATGAGTGGCGTGAACCCCCAGGGCTGCCAGGTGTCGTCCTTTAAGGCGCCCTCAGCCTTGGACCTCGATCACGATTACCTCTGGCGGGCGAATCAATGCCTGCCGGAGCGCGGGCGGATTGGCATCTTCAACCGCAGTTATTACGAGGAGACCTTGGTGGTTCGGGTGCACCCCGAACTCTTGGCCAAGCAGTCTCTGCCGCCTGAGCTGGCGGGGCCAAAACTCTGGAAACAGCGCTTCGAGGACATCCGCCATTACGAGCGCTATCTGAGTCGCAACGGGGTCGTTGTTCTGAAGTTCTTCTTGCACCTCTCCAAGCAGGAGCAAAAACGCCGTTTCCTGCAGCGATTGGAGCGGCCTGAGAAGAACTGGAAGTTTTCAGCGGCGGACATCCGCGAGCGGGGGTTTTGGGATGACTACATGCGGGCCTACGAGGAGATGATTCAAGAGACCGCGACGGCCCACGCCCCTTGGTACGTCGTGCCAGCGGATCACAAGTGGTTCACCCGCTTGGTGGTCGCGGCGGCTGTGATTGAGCGCCTCAATGGGCTCGATCTGCGCTACCCCGAGGTCAGCGCCGAGGCCCGGCAGGCCTTGGCCAAGGCCCACGCGCAATTGCTGGCTGAGTAA